A window from Thermostichus vulcanus str. 'Rupite' encodes these proteins:
- a CDS encoding GNAT family N-acetyltransferase encodes MAAIPHQPVDNRNIRFSLDRAELDLDQLIPLFNRNAFWAQNRQREQMEQAIAHSHPVVSVWDGERLIGFGRATSDGVYRAVIWDIVVDHDYRRQGIGRKLVETLISHPHLQSVERVYLFTTHQRGFYERIGFVENTSTTLVLHGRSLEFLTPASEERQA; translated from the coding sequence ATGGCTGCTATCCCCCATCAACCGGTGGATAACCGCAACATTCGCTTTTCTCTGGATCGTGCCGAGCTGGATTTGGATCAGCTGATTCCGCTGTTTAACCGCAATGCCTTTTGGGCTCAAAACCGCCAACGGGAACAGATGGAGCAAGCCATTGCCCACAGCCATCCAGTGGTTAGCGTTTGGGATGGAGAACGCTTAATCGGCTTTGGACGTGCCACTTCCGACGGGGTGTACCGAGCCGTGATCTGGGATATCGTGGTTGATCACGATTACCGTCGCCAAGGGATTGGGCGCAAGTTGGTGGAAACCTTGATCAGCCACCCGCACCTGCAATCGGTGGAGCGAGTTTACCTGTTCACCACCCACCAGCGGGGTTTTTACGAACGGATTGGCTTTGTGGAAAATACCAGCACTACGCTGGTTCTCCACGGGCGCTCGCTTGAGTTCTTAACCCCAGCCAGTGAAGAACGGCAAGCCTGA
- a CDS encoding SRPBCC family protein, whose translation MSESDWLEHTCQVEVPVPIEQVWDLWANLSLMPRWMKWIRSVELLDQELSRWTLDTRGLTFSWISRTHTVVKHQHIGWNSVEGLPNRGALRFYDRKGSTIVKLSVAYKIPGIIGKILDGLFVGKVVESTIQADLERFKAYALEHPEPTAENASAS comes from the coding sequence ATGTCTGAATCCGATTGGTTAGAGCATACCTGTCAGGTGGAGGTGCCTGTTCCGATTGAGCAGGTTTGGGATTTGTGGGCCAATCTCTCCCTGATGCCTCGTTGGATGAAGTGGATCCGCTCGGTGGAACTGTTGGATCAGGAGTTGTCCCGTTGGACGTTGGACACGCGCGGCCTCACCTTCAGTTGGATTTCTCGTACCCACACGGTGGTGAAACACCAACACATTGGCTGGAACTCGGTGGAAGGCTTGCCCAATCGTGGTGCGCTGCGGTTTTACGATCGCAAGGGCAGCACCATCGTCAAGCTGTCGGTTGCCTACAAGATTCCGGGGATTATTGGCAAAATTTTGGATGGCTTGTTTGTGGGCAAAGTGGTGGAGAGTACAATCCAGGCGGATCTGGAACGCTTTAAGGCCTATGCCCTGGAGCACCCGGAGCCGACCGCTGAAAATGCCTCAGCCAGTTAG
- a CDS encoding DUF502 domain-containing protein, translating into MVSQWKQHLKNYFVAGLLVVIPLATTIWLTVEVATWSIGFLTSIPKQFNPIQGLHPILINLIDLGVGLFTPILFILLIGFMARNIVGQWLLSLSEQLLHAIPVAGLVYKTLKQLLSVLLAPNNQRFRRVVLVEYPRPGIWALAFVTGTVQTPIRPDSPQRCLSLFVPTTPNPTTGWYAIVPEEQTVEVFMPIEDAIKMLISGGIVTPESFEAGLQRREGALAVTLPNLRELVEQERATGAHTDESAPSERAFEADRAL; encoded by the coding sequence ATGGTTTCACAGTGGAAGCAGCATCTCAAGAACTATTTTGTGGCGGGGTTGCTGGTGGTGATCCCGTTGGCGACCACAATTTGGCTAACGGTGGAGGTGGCCACCTGGAGTATTGGCTTTCTCACCAGCATTCCCAAGCAATTTAACCCGATCCAGGGACTGCACCCGATTTTGATCAACCTAATTGACCTAGGGGTGGGCCTATTTACCCCCATTTTGTTCATCCTGTTGATCGGGTTTATGGCCCGCAACATCGTCGGCCAGTGGCTGCTGAGCCTGAGCGAACAACTGCTGCATGCTATCCCGGTTGCAGGGTTGGTCTACAAAACTCTGAAGCAACTGCTGAGTGTTCTTTTGGCCCCCAACAATCAGCGGTTCCGGCGCGTGGTGCTGGTGGAATATCCTCGCCCCGGTATTTGGGCTTTGGCTTTCGTGACGGGCACGGTACAAACTCCCATTCGTCCCGATAGCCCGCAGCGCTGCCTTAGCCTTTTTGTGCCCACCACGCCCAACCCCACCACAGGCTGGTATGCGATTGTGCCGGAGGAGCAAACGGTAGAGGTGTTCATGCCGATTGAGGATGCTATTAAGATGCTCATTTCCGGCGGCATTGTCACTCCCGAAAGCTTTGAGGCCGGGTTGCAAAGACGGGAAGGAGCCTTGGCGGTGACATTGCCGAATCTGCGGGAGTTGGTGGAGCAAGAGCGGGCCACAGGTGCTCACACGGACGAGTCAGCCCCTTCCGAAAGGGCTTTTGAGGCGGATCGGGCTCTCTAG
- a CDS encoding TIGR03792 family protein: MVAPQPSPITIEHLCFRVLPSGQAEFLRQDEQIWGSPLREHPGFLRKETWLDGEDAELVHIIIHWASRADWKAFPPEKVEALDRAMQPFYVRLEQVKEYQLWA; encoded by the coding sequence ATGGTTGCCCCTCAACCCAGCCCAATCACCATCGAACACCTCTGCTTTCGCGTTCTCCCCTCTGGCCAAGCAGAATTTCTCAGGCAAGATGAGCAGATTTGGGGATCCCCGCTGCGGGAGCATCCCGGTTTTTTGCGCAAGGAAACTTGGTTGGATGGGGAGGATGCCGAATTGGTGCACATCATCATCCACTGGGCCAGCCGTGCCGACTGGAAAGCTTTCCCTCCAGAAAAGGTTGAGGCCCTGGATCGAGCCATGCAGCCGTTTTATGTCCGGCTAGAGCAGGTGAAAGAGTATCAGTTGTGGGCGTGA
- a CDS encoding uracil-DNA glycosylase — MAAKKPTSEIQPSLFGEEFQPAAPAQEAVPDWQRIPLSAQVPIPPGTYTHLEQLKQHCLACQRCELAAGRTHVVVERGNPKAKILIIGEGPGENEDLQGLPFVGKSGQLLDKILASVGLDPERDTYICNAVKCRPPNNRVPTAEEMDACRPYLLEQIRLVDPAIILLTGATSVRSILGDKRGITKIRGEWIQWQGRWCMPIFHPAYLLRNQARTPGSPKWLMWQDIQAVKQKYLELTEVPATDEEPEF, encoded by the coding sequence ATGGCGGCCAAAAAACCAACCTCGGAGATTCAGCCCAGCTTATTTGGAGAGGAGTTTCAACCCGCTGCTCCTGCCCAAGAGGCTGTTCCCGATTGGCAGCGGATCCCTTTGTCAGCTCAAGTGCCGATCCCACCCGGAACCTACACCCACCTGGAACAACTGAAACAGCATTGCCTGGCCTGTCAGCGCTGTGAGTTGGCGGCAGGTCGTACCCATGTGGTGGTGGAACGGGGCAATCCCAAGGCGAAGATCCTGATTATCGGGGAAGGGCCAGGAGAAAACGAGGACCTGCAGGGGCTACCCTTTGTGGGCAAGTCGGGCCAGTTACTGGATAAAATCCTCGCCTCCGTGGGGTTGGATCCCGAGCGGGATACCTATATCTGCAACGCGGTTAAGTGTCGCCCCCCCAACAACCGTGTGCCCACCGCCGAGGAAATGGATGCCTGTCGGCCTTACCTGCTGGAGCAGATTCGGCTGGTGGATCCGGCAATTATTCTGCTGACGGGGGCGACCTCTGTCCGCTCGATCCTGGGAGATAAGCGCGGCATCACGAAAATACGGGGGGAATGGATACAGTGGCAGGGGCGCTGGTGTATGCCGATTTTTCACCCGGCCTATTTGTTGCGCAATCAAGCTCGCACCCCCGGCAGTCCCAAGTGGTTGATGTGGCAGGATATTCAAGCGGTCAAGCAAAAGTATCTGGAACTCACCGAAGTCCCAGCGACAGATGAGGAACCAGAGTTTTAA
- a CDS encoding M1 family aminopeptidase yields the protein MTQLDAHTWNLIFGGLDTESKYKPFALPGSRPHYTPDRPGQVQHIRLQLDLDLESEIVLGHCQIRLQPVRAGIHTLKLDAVRLGIQSVQVDGEAQTFTDDGESLQIQLSQPTGEDPLTLEITYRLEKPERGLYFIKPSAHYPNKPVQVWTQGEDEDSRYWFPCFDYPGQLATSELVVTVPDPYRVISNGRLLAVEQLPGGRTRYHWYQEQVHPTYLMTLAVGDFAEIQDHWQGIPVTYWVEKGREADAKRSLGKTPAMIEFFSNAFGYPYPYPKYAQVCVADFIFGGMENTSTTLLTDRCLMDERAALDYLWTESLVAHELAHQWFGDLLVIKHWSHAWLKEGMATYAEVLWEEYTTGYEEAAYHRYQDQQAYLNEDSNRYRRPMVTHIYKEAIELYDCHIYQKGGCVYHMIRHQLGDDLFQKAIQTFVHNHAHRTVETIDLLRAIDQATGQNLAPLFDQYVFRGGHPDYKVAYSWDPDTNLAKVTVTQTQDKEYLFDLRIPIVFGFVSKSSPVPKLKTFTVRIHEAEQSFYFPLEEKPSFISFDHGNHTLKTVELTYGIPELKAQLYHAPDSIARLLAAQALAKKGGVEVVRALETALKQEPYWHVRVEICKALGSLSLDQAFEVLRSTLQDPSPHVRKAAIEALSQQKSLENFQVIRPFLEQGDPSYQVEAAAAVALGTIAGSTLEPKPQEAEVVALFQTALEQKAGWNEVVRAGVLSGLAQMKRSEKALDLLLQHTQLGIPQPLRLAAIRALGTYASDQENPRVLECLGDLCRETSFFTQMAVITALSQLNSPKAIPLLQSLGTQDGRIERRINEAIQKVQSRLGGEQSTQQLREELDQLKKSHQELLSRIGSLEAKAGSPPANGTSSPS from the coding sequence ATGACCCAACTGGATGCCCACACCTGGAACCTGATCTTCGGCGGACTGGATACGGAAAGCAAATACAAGCCCTTTGCCCTACCGGGTTCTCGCCCCCACTACACCCCGGATCGTCCAGGGCAGGTGCAGCATATCCGCTTGCAGTTGGACTTGGATCTGGAGTCTGAGATCGTCTTGGGCCACTGCCAGATTCGCTTGCAACCCGTTCGGGCCGGGATCCACACCTTGAAATTGGATGCGGTGCGCCTTGGGATCCAATCGGTACAGGTGGATGGGGAAGCGCAAACCTTTACAGATGATGGCGAGAGCCTCCAGATTCAGCTCAGCCAACCCACTGGTGAGGATCCCCTTACCCTGGAGATTACCTACCGTCTGGAAAAGCCGGAACGGGGCCTCTACTTCATCAAACCCAGTGCCCACTACCCCAATAAACCCGTGCAAGTGTGGACGCAAGGGGAAGATGAAGATTCCCGCTATTGGTTCCCCTGTTTTGACTATCCTGGCCAGTTGGCCACCTCCGAATTGGTGGTGACGGTGCCGGATCCCTACCGGGTCATATCCAATGGCCGTTTGCTGGCGGTGGAGCAACTGCCGGGGGGCAGAACCCGTTATCACTGGTACCAAGAACAGGTACACCCCACCTATTTGATGACCCTGGCTGTGGGCGACTTCGCGGAGATTCAAGACCATTGGCAAGGGATCCCGGTTACCTATTGGGTAGAAAAAGGGCGTGAGGCAGATGCCAAGCGATCCCTGGGTAAAACCCCCGCCATGATCGAGTTTTTCTCCAATGCTTTTGGCTACCCTTATCCCTACCCGAAATATGCCCAGGTGTGTGTGGCAGATTTTATCTTTGGCGGCATGGAAAACACCTCCACCACCCTCCTCACCGATCGCTGCTTAATGGATGAACGGGCGGCTTTGGATTATCTGTGGACGGAGTCATTGGTGGCTCACGAACTGGCTCATCAGTGGTTTGGGGATCTGCTGGTGATCAAGCATTGGTCCCATGCCTGGCTCAAAGAAGGGATGGCCACCTATGCGGAGGTGCTTTGGGAGGAATATACCACTGGCTATGAAGAGGCTGCCTATCACCGCTATCAAGACCAACAGGCCTACCTCAATGAAGACAGCAACCGCTATCGTCGCCCAATGGTAACCCATATTTACAAAGAAGCCATCGAGCTCTACGACTGTCACATTTACCAGAAAGGTGGCTGTGTCTATCATATGATTCGGCACCAGTTGGGAGATGATCTGTTTCAAAAGGCGATTCAAACTTTTGTTCACAATCACGCCCACCGCACCGTCGAGACCATCGATCTGTTGCGGGCAATCGACCAAGCTACCGGCCAAAATCTGGCCCCTTTGTTTGACCAATATGTGTTCCGTGGTGGTCATCCCGACTACAAGGTTGCCTACAGCTGGGATCCCGATACAAATCTGGCCAAAGTTACCGTCACCCAAACCCAGGATAAAGAGTATTTATTCGATCTGCGCATCCCGATTGTGTTCGGGTTTGTCAGTAAATCTAGCCCCGTTCCCAAGCTAAAAACCTTCACTGTGCGTATTCACGAAGCCGAGCAAAGTTTCTACTTCCCCCTGGAAGAAAAACCCAGCTTTATCAGTTTTGATCATGGCAACCACACCCTCAAAACCGTGGAACTCACCTATGGGATCCCGGAACTGAAAGCTCAGCTCTACCATGCCCCTGATTCCATTGCTCGCCTGCTGGCCGCGCAGGCTTTGGCCAAAAAAGGGGGAGTGGAAGTCGTGCGTGCCTTAGAAACTGCCCTCAAGCAGGAGCCCTACTGGCATGTGCGGGTGGAAATTTGCAAAGCCCTGGGCAGCCTCTCTCTGGATCAAGCTTTTGAGGTGTTGCGATCTACCCTTCAGGATCCCAGCCCCCATGTGCGCAAAGCGGCCATTGAAGCCCTGAGCCAACAGAAATCCCTGGAGAACTTCCAAGTGATTCGGCCCTTCCTGGAGCAGGGGGATCCCAGCTATCAGGTGGAAGCGGCAGCAGCCGTGGCTCTGGGTACCATTGCCGGCTCAACCTTGGAACCGAAACCGCAGGAAGCCGAGGTGGTAGCTCTGTTCCAAACCGCCCTGGAGCAAAAGGCGGGCTGGAATGAGGTGGTGCGGGCCGGAGTCCTGTCTGGCTTGGCCCAAATGAAGCGTTCGGAAAAAGCCCTGGACTTGCTTTTGCAGCATACCCAGTTGGGGATCCCACAACCCTTGCGCTTGGCAGCCATCCGCGCCTTAGGCACCTACGCCTCCGATCAAGAAAATCCACGGGTTCTGGAGTGTTTGGGGGATCTCTGCCGCGAGACTTCCTTCTTTACCCAAATGGCGGTGATTACGGCCCTGAGCCAACTGAACAGCCCGAAAGCCATCCCTCTCTTGCAAAGCCTGGGTACACAGGATGGCCGCATTGAACGGCGCATCAATGAAGCCATTCAAAAGGTGCAATCCCGTTTGGGGGGTGAGCAATCCACGCAACAATTGCGAGAAGAACTGGATCAACTCAAGAAAAGCCATCAGGAATTGCTCAGTCGCATCGGTTCTTTGGAAGCCAAAGCGGGATCCCCCCCAGCCAACGGCACATCTTCACCCAGCTAG
- a CDS encoding thermonuclease family protein, whose product MFQRVALGSAALGLLLAVQVMPSHGFGEPRVVPDTSFYFDNHRFDRYPDAIVVRVVDGETLVVQIQGEQKMRLIKLAGIEGISSEENPYHQQAIELMRERILYRTVKLEGDKLLRNEDATGLVEAYVWLEGHQMNAMLVRNGLARIVPYSHNIKYDSYYGGLQERAQQDRLGIWSRF is encoded by the coding sequence ATGTTCCAGCGTGTTGCTCTCGGCTCTGCTGCATTGGGGCTGCTTTTGGCCGTGCAGGTCATGCCCAGCCACGGATTTGGAGAGCCTCGGGTGGTGCCCGACACCAGCTTCTATTTCGATAATCACCGCTTTGATCGCTACCCGGATGCGATTGTGGTGCGGGTGGTGGATGGTGAGACCTTGGTGGTGCAAATTCAAGGGGAACAGAAAATGCGCCTGATCAAGCTGGCAGGCATCGAAGGCATCAGCTCGGAAGAGAACCCCTACCACCAACAGGCGATTGAACTGATGCGTGAGCGCATCCTGTACCGCACCGTCAAACTGGAGGGGGATAAGCTGCTGCGTAACGAAGATGCCACAGGCTTGGTGGAAGCCTACGTTTGGTTAGAAGGCCACCAGATGAATGCGATGTTGGTGCGCAATGGCTTGGCGCGCATCGTCCCCTACAGCCACAACATTAAGTACGACAGCTACTACGGTGGTCTGCAGGAAAGAGCGCAACAGGATCGTCTCGGCATTTGGAGCCGCTTCTAA
- a CDS encoding cofactor assembly of complex C subunit B — translation MPLFAGILGSGLLVLNRLLFTPELSTSQSRSDALGILLSALLILTGLLWQQIQPIAPKTIPLQGIPGLDWHPGLSEAAKLELAWASHTLLTTTAARTVLVWVEGQTLLQRGLLASAGQLPQIEPKSILQRVLRTGRPVYLVDLKLFPARAEFDRILPTGSQAVLCQPIGETGCLILGSDTPRSFTQRDQSWIAAIASKLEVVLAGEVTQTMTESSLESP, via the coding sequence TTGCCCTTATTCGCGGGCATTTTGGGTAGCGGCCTACTGGTTTTGAATCGGCTGCTTTTTACGCCAGAATTGTCCACCAGTCAGTCGCGCTCGGATGCTTTGGGGATCCTCCTCAGTGCTTTGTTGATTTTGACCGGACTCCTCTGGCAGCAGATCCAACCGATTGCTCCCAAAACCATCCCCCTACAAGGGATCCCGGGCCTCGACTGGCACCCTGGCTTATCGGAGGCTGCCAAGCTGGAGCTGGCCTGGGCCTCCCATACCCTACTGACCACCACTGCTGCTCGCACGGTACTGGTTTGGGTCGAGGGACAAACCCTGCTGCAACGGGGTCTACTGGCTAGTGCCGGACAGTTGCCTCAGATTGAGCCCAAGAGCATTCTGCAGCGGGTTTTGCGGACGGGCCGACCTGTTTACCTGGTGGACTTGAAGTTGTTTCCAGCCCGAGCTGAATTTGATCGGATTTTACCCACGGGATCCCAGGCGGTACTGTGTCAGCCGATCGGAGAAACGGGGTGCCTGATTTTGGGCAGCGATACTCCCCGCAGTTTTACCCAACGGGATCAGTCTTGGATTGCCGCTATTGCCAGCAAGTTGGAGGTCGTACTTGCGGGGGAAGTTACACAAACCATGACGGAATCCTCTCTAGAGTCACCCTAG
- a CDS encoding sigma-70 family RNA polymerase sigma factor, with protein sequence MSDVPRLSDLPSRSDSELIEALKAGQATALSVLYDRYAGLVYGLALKIMANATDAEDLTQEVFVTLWRKPSYDVRRGSLSSFLCVLTRSRAIDRLRSKGSKQRFLERWQPILSADTLTPAPFEQISIEERRQVVQEALSQLPENQRQILELLYYQGLSQAEVSRQLGIPLGTVKTRSRQALFKLRGSLQPLLR encoded by the coding sequence ATGTCTGATGTTCCTCGGCTGAGCGATTTGCCCTCTCGCAGCGATTCTGAGCTGATTGAGGCTCTCAAGGCTGGGCAAGCTACCGCTCTCAGTGTGCTCTACGACCGTTATGCCGGGTTGGTGTACGGGCTAGCCCTCAAGATCATGGCCAATGCCACCGATGCTGAGGATTTGACGCAGGAGGTGTTTGTCACCCTCTGGCGAAAACCCAGCTATGATGTGCGGCGCGGATCCCTGAGCAGCTTTCTGTGTGTGTTGACCCGTTCTCGAGCCATTGACCGTCTCCGTTCCAAGGGGAGCAAACAGCGCTTTTTGGAACGCTGGCAGCCTATTCTCAGCGCCGACACCCTGACGCCAGCTCCTTTTGAACAGATTTCCATTGAGGAACGTCGTCAGGTGGTGCAGGAAGCCCTCAGCCAATTGCCCGAAAACCAGCGGCAGATTCTGGAGTTGCTCTACTACCAGGGGTTAAGCCAGGCGGAAGTTTCCCGACAATTGGGGATCCCCTTGGGAACCGTCAAAACCCGCTCTCGCCAGGCCCTCTTCAAATTGCGTGGATCTTTGCAGCCCCTTCTCCGTTGA
- a CDS encoding anti-sigma factor domain-containing protein encodes MSELSESTSEFENEMGQGQANEDLAGYLLGDLLPEEARALEERLQQDPQLAVELRALQETLELLPYGLPGVIPPAGLRDKVLAEVGLAEAPLPLQSALPALPASRFKAWWRWLAGLVAVALVLLGLDNWRLRQSLQLAQLESVQELANLLQQPGSRLVNLQGETGVANLLFRVGEWQEVVLAATHLPQLASGERYHLWLKLDNGDILYCGDFQVDAYGSAIVAMRPPRTPPSGTRAQELWITAQVPTSPREPRGEPVLTGKV; translated from the coding sequence ATGTCTGAATTGTCTGAATCTACCTCTGAATTTGAAAATGAAATGGGCCAGGGTCAAGCCAACGAAGACCTGGCAGGCTACCTGCTTGGGGATTTGCTTCCCGAAGAGGCCCGTGCCCTGGAAGAACGCCTGCAACAGGATCCCCAGTTGGCGGTGGAATTGCGAGCGTTACAGGAGACCCTGGAATTGTTGCCCTACGGCTTGCCCGGGGTGATCCCGCCTGCGGGTTTACGAGACAAGGTTTTGGCGGAAGTGGGTTTGGCAGAAGCACCCCTGCCCCTTCAATCTGCTTTGCCTGCGCTGCCAGCCAGTCGGTTCAAGGCTTGGTGGCGGTGGTTGGCCGGCCTAGTGGCGGTGGCTTTGGTGCTGCTGGGTCTGGATAATTGGCGATTGCGTCAATCGTTGCAACTGGCCCAATTGGAATCGGTGCAAGAGTTGGCCAACCTTCTGCAACAACCGGGATCCCGTCTGGTGAATTTGCAGGGTGAGACTGGGGTGGCCAACCTGCTATTCCGGGTTGGGGAGTGGCAGGAGGTCGTTTTGGCCGCAACCCATCTACCGCAACTGGCCTCGGGGGAGCGCTATCACCTCTGGCTGAAGCTGGACAACGGCGACATTCTCTACTGTGGCGATTTTCAAGTCGATGCTTACGGCTCAGCGATTGTGGCGATGCGCCCGCCTCGCACCCCGCCCAGCGGAACCCGTGCCCAAGAACTGTGGATTACGGCCCAAGTCCCCACCAGTCCCCGAGAGCCGCGGGGAGAACCCGTCTTGACAGGCAAGGTCTAG
- a CDS encoding VanW family protein, which yields MGPLLALLALWWTDPTPTTLSRYVTSLQQRSGSQIHNIRLAAQALDGVYIQPGATFSFNQVVGPRRLERGYLPAPVFMVAETLDSVGGGICQVSSSLYNAALLAGLEVVERHPHYTVVESVPAGLDATVWYGLADLRLRNPFPWPVRVRAEIQGQHLAVSVLGRGSRQVAPVPSLQVQHHWLDEQHLQVSVYRGDERLSQDRYVIPR from the coding sequence ATGGGGCCATTGCTGGCTCTACTGGCTTTGTGGTGGACGGATCCCACCCCGACCACCCTCAGCCGCTACGTCACCTCTTTGCAGCAGCGCAGCGGATCCCAGATCCACAACATCCGCCTAGCGGCCCAGGCTTTGGATGGGGTTTACATTCAACCGGGAGCGACTTTCTCTTTTAATCAGGTCGTTGGGCCGCGCCGCTTGGAACGAGGCTATTTGCCGGCGCCGGTGTTTATGGTGGCCGAAACCCTCGATTCCGTAGGGGGCGGAATTTGCCAAGTCTCTTCCAGTCTGTACAATGCCGCTTTGCTGGCAGGGCTGGAGGTGGTGGAGCGACATCCCCATTACACTGTTGTGGAGTCCGTGCCTGCCGGATTGGATGCCACCGTTTGGTATGGGCTGGCGGATCTGCGGTTGAGGAATCCTTTCCCTTGGCCAGTAAGGGTGCGAGCAGAAATCCAAGGGCAGCATCTGGCGGTATCGGTGCTGGGGCGGGGATCCCGACAAGTGGCTCCAGTTCCTTCTCTGCAAGTGCAGCACCATTGGTTAGATGAGCAGCACCTCCAGGTGAGTGTGTATCGCGGGGATGAACGCCTTTCCCAGGATCGCTATGTGATTCCTCGCTAG